The segment atccctggatatatcagaggtgggatcacgttcctaggaggattaagcatcccctgtcaaccggtcacactcgccatgagccctatatcttgataaggtaaaccgagttatccgtagtcaaaatcagtttgtcaagaacggtctaacaatcggtatgaaacacgtcaaacagcatttgacccaatgataggttgtattggcaaactagatcgttataacgaccatataatttgcaaaatattgactttaaacgagactgttggaacccctgcaccatcaacttgtttacagaacaagctcttgcgtttcgaatcagttgagagatataaacctcatatgcaggtgataatggaatattgctacaaaatatgggaagatgacgatggagaagctgaaagcatcccgtttgtcataaagttaagttgttagttttctgttgatatctactttcaataaaatatttaagtatgaataagaagtggacgactctgtggtgtcttttatttcgagtttactgggatatatcgaatcgacatatgaatgaaaattattattgttaatagataccacgtcgtcgatatatttaaatgtcgaattgaaggccacattaagagatttttcttctcaagtagaagtttttgaacaaattctgttcataggaatataaaaacaggccagctaacaaaggagcacaattcgtacccatggggaTTACAACAGGCTGTTAGAAGACCTGACCACCAaaaagaccacgaatatattctcaatgaggaactccagcatattcttttaatttaaatttcagagtatttgtacgtagaatcagagtggcgtttgaTAAAgcatttttttggatgactggtcactaaataggaatatttgcgttttccgaTTTTGTTGAGGAATCAAATGACTGGTCACTAGAttggaatatttgcgttttccaattttgttgaggaagcaaatgtctatgatgtcaaaaagtatagtctttaatttattgtgaggaatggtcgtgtaaagtgttgaaaagtcatacgttttgatgttgttaatttgaaaaaagttttgcgatttcaagtttactaaaagttctttagaaggttgtagaatccacatttgatttagaccacttccggcatatgcaaggtgaagataacgaacagtgatcaatctcataactcctataagcaatagaaaatagatagttgggcaaacacggacccctggacacaccagaggtgggatcaggtgcctaggaggagtaagcatcccctgttgaccggtcatacccgtcgtgagccctatatcctgatcaggtaaacggagttatccgcagtcaaaatatgtagtcgcacagtgcgtttgaagtttctccttcacagctgttaatattttcgtgagaagcaaagataagggcttggtagaacatttactggatctagcaatgtaattttctttgaaagggtttttgtgaagtttaggaatccagtatagatacggtaactcatattcatccgacccattgactgggatttaaatgtgtctaaaactgaagtatggttttgaagaatttcatcttttgaaattgttcaattgttaacgcacggcggacgacgacggacgtaGACCAATAACATCAggctccgggatcatgaaactgtcttaaacTTTAAGATTGACTTAAATTAATAAAGTTGCACTTAAATCTTAAGACTGGTCTTAAAGTGGATCACAAAAAAAATTACTTAGGCTTAAAAGATTGgtattttgtcttaaattttaagacGGCCTTGGAGTTCGTTCAAAATGGCCGCGCTGGTTGCATTTTTGAGGCTAGTAAGAAAATTAGCGTGATGTCCGTTGTTGAAGTTGTCTATCCCTACCATGAAGCGGACAAATCATTtatttaagaaacaatagaCTGTCGGTAGATCGAAAACAGGATCTTGACgttgaaaatcatataatgaaaaaaaaaatgtttttctttttaaagcagagtattgacataaaaagtttgtttacaggaaaaGAAGTCAAATCCATGTAATCGAAAAGTAACACCACTAGCCCGGAAAAATTGAGAGCGggtgttttcaaatatataggcATAAATATGACTTcttatgtgatcaaaatatcgcAGGATTGATCGCCCGATTGTCCGTTTCACTGCCTCATCGTAGTTCGTAAAGTAGATGTAAATGTGAAAGTAGCACGTACACAtacgaccgtttcactaaaaaGTTACGActacaaaagtacatgtatttacctgactgagtttgttgacaatgtggaagaagaaaacaatcattactTGCAGTCTGCATTTGCACACGAATAATGTGCAGTCCGAGCccgaatttgaaattaattagagttatccttctttgctACATGTACGCACACAGTcgacaaaataaataaaggcattgaatttaataaaattatcgCTTCAATCACTCTTACATTTCCACTTTCATTCATTACTACTTTTAGAAAGAGGGAGGCGACGGAGTCaatacatcaaaatttgtatgcacatgtatgtaataacgaaaataagtttctttttaataaaaaagggggggggggtacatgtatgtgcctgCGTCAGCATTAGTGATCATAAACTAGACGTTTTAGACACTGACTATGTTGTTtaagtcatttattttttatatctttttgtTACCTCTACGCAAAAGAGTTCCTTGTTGCTATAGCAATTTAAGATTCTAGACTTAGACTAGATCTTAGTTAAGATTTGCTTAAGTTCGTTTTGTGATCCATTTAAGTCAGCAATCTTAGCTAAgttcaaattttaatttaaagtcaaaattttgacttaactttaagacagtttcatgatcccggagccAGGTCACCGTGACCTTGTGCATTTCATATTACCTGGTGAAGGAGTGGTTGTCGTTGATGAAGCAGTGGTGcctgaaaataaattttaaaaaaccttATTACATTTACTGTATAAGAAGTATGgaatattgaattatttagTAGTGATTCAGATATTCAAAAATCTAAACATCGGTGACTACTGTTGAGTTTCGttcaataaatatgaaaattattggcattacaatattttacattgaaatataccAAGAATTAgattgaatgtaaatatattctgATCGATACATATCagaataaataaaattagataTCACAAAAGTTCTCATTCAGCGTCTGAATTCGGTGTCATAGTGTGGTCATTTGAGACACAGAGTTATTACAAATAATGCATGTTAATTATCTGAGTTGTATCTCCAGGAGAATACAATAAGTGACAAACACAGGTACACGTTGTATATTGGCAGTGTACAAGTAGCTGTATTCTTATGAACAACGATTGTGTTGTTTGGGGCTGACAAAGAGACAGAGGGGGAAGATGCTCCACCATGACTCGTTGCTTCAGGATTTTGGACAATTTTAttagtttttgccccaccctccAAGGAAAGGAGGAGTACTGGAATTTATAATAATGTCTCTTTTGTCCGAAAGATGCTTCATTCCAAATTAGATAGGAATTGAaagggtggttatcaagaagaagtttaaaatgttctttGTTAACGCACGGCGGACGACGAGCAATAGCATAAGTCATTTTGCGTATATTGTATCACCTGGTGGAGCTGTCGTATTCGTCAATGAAGTAGCAGTGcctgaaaataaatgaaagacACTGAATACATTTAATAATCAAAAGTATGGAATATTGAACTACCTAGTAGTCATTTAGAGATTCGGACATCTAAactgttgattttttaaatatgaaaattattggcattaacatattttacattgaaatataccAAGAATTAgattgaatgtaaatatattctgATCTATACATATCagaataaataaaattagataTCACAAAAGTTCTCATTCAGCGTCTGAATTCGGTGTCATAGTGTGGTCATTTGAGACACAGAGTTATTACAAATAATGCATGTTAATTATCTGAGTTGTATCTCCAGGAGAATACAATAAGTGACAAACACAGGTACACGTTGTATATTGGCAGTGTACAAGTAGCTGTATTCTTATGAACAACGATTGTGTTGTTTGGGGCTGACAAAGAGACAGAGGGGGAAGATGCTCCACCATGACTCGTTGCTTCAGGATTTTGGACAATTTTAttagtttttgccccaccctccAAGGAAAGGAGGAGTACTGGAATTTATAATAATGTCTCTTTTGTCCGAAAGATGCTTCATTCCAAATTAGATAGGAATTGAaagggtggttatcaagaagaagtttaaaatgttctttGTTAACGCACGGCGGACGACGAGCAATAGCATAAGTCATTTTGCGTATATTGTATCACCTGGTGGAGCTGTCGTATTCGTCAATGAAGTAGCAGTGcctgaaaataaatgaaagacACTGAATACATTTAATAATCAAAAGTATGGAATATTGAACTACCTAGTAGTCATTTAGAGATTCGGACATCTAAactgttgattttttaaatatgaaaattattggcattaacatattttacattgaaatataccAAGAATTAgattgaatgtaaatatattctgATCTATACATATCagaataaataaaattagataTCACAAAAGTTCTCATTCAGCGTCTGAATTCGGTGTCATAGTGTGGTCATTTGAGACACAGAGTTATTACAAATAATGCATGCTAATTATCTGAGTTGTATCTCCAGGAGAATACAATAAGTGACAAACACAGGTACACGTTGTATATTGGCAGTGTACAAGTAGCTGTATTCTTATGAACAACGATTGTGTTGTTTGGGGCTGACAAAGAGACAGAGGGGGAAGATGCTCCACCATGACTCGTTGCTTCAGGATTTTGGACAATTTTAttagtttttgccccaccctccAAGGAAAGGAGGAGTACTGGAATTTATAATAATGTCTCTTTTGTCCGAAAGATGCTTCATTCCAAATTAGATAGGAATTGAaagggtggttatcaagaagaagtttaaaatgctcTTTGTTAACGCACGGCGGACGACGAGCAATAGCATAAGTCATTTTGCGTATATTGTATCACCTGGTGGAGCTGTCGTATTCGTCGATGAAGTAGCAGTGtctgaaaataaatgaaagacactgaatatatgtaataatcAAAAGTATGGAATATTGAACTACCTAGTAGTCATTTAGAGATTCAGACATCTaaactgttgatttttttaaatatgaaaattattggcattaacatattttactttGAAGCAAATTAACAATTAGGAAGGTAGTTAGATAGGTAGGTAcattgtaagtacatgtaagtagGTAGGTAAGAAAGTAGGTAGGAACGTACACATGTAAGTAGGTAGTTTGGTTGGTAGATATTGTTAACGTTGCAACACAGATAATGGAACTAATGTATATAAGAAATTCCACTATAATAGTGCAACTTTGGAGAGTTAGTTTATTGTGCTAAAGTTGGTCGGTTGTATATTATTAATTTAGTTACATGAATTCTTGGCAGAGTATATGAACTCACATTCCCTGTCAAAAGTTACTATTCTCCCGAGCCGTTAAGGGAGAATATAAACTTTGACAGAGATTGTGAGATAATATACCCTGCCAAGAATGCATATAACGAATATGACCTACAGCAGACCGATCATTGTAGATATCGGACAATCAAGAGGGGGAGGGGTGCGTTCTGAAAAGGAAAAACTTGAAAgaatatttagatttttttatacatttgtgAACTAATTTAAATAACAAATAACTTTTTTAACAAGAACATctgtaatatgaaatatatatatatacatacatatatatatatatatatatatatatatatatatatatatatataataggccTTTCGCATATTAGTCTAAACCCAAACGGTGCCTCAGCAGCTGTGACGTCACGCGCCGTAAACTAATGAAAAAATCGGGGAAAATATCATCCCACAGTTACTACCAAATCTTCTCTTCTTGCAGGGATGCACaatacacaatttaaacatagaTGCATAACTCCATGAATGAAAACCAAGTTTACTGCGTTTGACGTCACAGCTGCTAAGGCACCATTTGGGTTTAGGCTAATATATGTTAAAGGCCTATATATTATTGATAACTTTCTCAGATTAAATGCAAAGTTAAAATTGAACAAAAAACAATTGTTCGTGTTTAagagttgtttgtttgttgaaTTAGTTCACAAATGTatggaaaaaaattctaataaataatttcttttcaGAACGCAATCCCCCCTTTTGATTGTTCGATTTCTACATCTAGCTCTGCTGTAGGACATATTCGTTATATGGATTCTTGGCAGGGTATACCGACTCACATTCCCGAACCGTTAGGCTCGGGAGAATATATACTTTGACAGGGAATGCGAGTCCATATACCCTGCCAAGAATTTATTTAACTAATAACGTCCCGCTCCAGAATTTTCCCCTCATATGGAGTATTGCCGGTGAAGAACTAAGATTTAGggttatgctcggcgctttcggCCTTTGAGGTGGTAGGGATCTTTCAATGTAgagtgccacacctgctgtaacacagCACTTCGgatttgcggtctcatccgaaggaccgccccatttagttgccttttacgacaagcaaggggtactgaggatctattctaacccggatccctacaagatcttttgaaatgaatagataaatattttatttgtagtTGAGCAGAGTTGTTAAAGAATCAGTATACGATTTGGCAAGTTGTTTGTTGTTGGTTTTCTAATCATGATGTGAACATACTAAACGCATACGAGAATCGTATTGCAATCTGGTTGTGATTTTACGTGTTGATTTAGTACCTACAATGTAGTGCTCATGTGTGTCcagtttaaaaaatttaaaaataaaatgaaattttgattttccatTATAGATGAAGTTGATATCTACagttaattaaaattaatgtaataaacTCTACgcgtatttttaaaagtactcACATGTCTAACTCAATTTTCAAAGATAAAAACCAGTATTGGAAAGACACGTTTTTGCAAATTATTGTCCAATTGCTATTGCTTAGGGAAATTTGCTAGCAGGGTTGTGCAAACATAGAAATGAGAAAAACAGGTATAGTAAGCCCAGTTTACTTGTACATCTGCCATGGCAGTCATACAATAAATAGAGTCTGCTATTTTCCGTGCGATGATTTGATCATCGTAAAAATCTGCGGACTACGTCTTTCATGTTTGTTTATGTTTGTACGACCATTGTGCCATTTCTTGAAAGAGTTTGGAGGAAGGCAAATACATGCGATTACTATGCAGCCCCTAATATCCTTAAGAAAAATCAACGCACGTCTCCCGCAAAAAATGGCTGTACTGGGATAGCGCAGTACATTCTACGACATGCTTACGGTTTACGGGCTTATGGGGTTTGAACATTTGTTTATGAGGTTTGAACATTTATTAAGCTCCTTTCACGCATTCCCAGATGAGACGCTGGATCATTCCGGATCACCAATCCGTGATGGTCCGTGACAATCCATCATCACCATGTACAAGCCGTATATGCATCGGGCGTCGCCCGGGATCATCCGGCTTGGTCAAACCAATTCGGGAAAAATtcaaacatgtttaattttccCCCGGATCGTCCCGAATGAAAATCCACCGTATTGATATGTGTAGGttccgtgtatcaaccgagaagtCCGTTTAGCAACCGAAGTATACGTGTAAAGTCCGGGGTCTTCCGTATACGAAACTTTTCTACTGAAGAACACGGATGTCTACGGATTGTTCCCGGAAACTACACGGGGAGTCACGATAAACGCAAGGGAGAAAGACCGCGATAATCCGTGAACGTTCGCGTATATCCGAGGAGGGACCGGCAGAAACCGTGACCTTCCGTACGTTTCATTTTCACGCGGGCACTGACCGGGATTTTTCCGGGGACGTACGGGTAGCTACCGTGCTTATCCGCATAGAGACCGGCGTTTTATGTGTCTGCATCGTAAGAAGACCGTGTTGACACCGGCATTACGACGTAACAGAACTCAAAGACGCCAGATCACCGAAAATGTAGATACAGTCATAATACAGACTCCGTAGGGAGCATCGAAGACCAAATGTAAACTACGTTTTTACTACCTGTATATAtaagttttaaatatgtattcaAAATTGAGAATATGAGAGTAATATGCTTAATCTGGTTATAGTATAATCAATATTAAATACTTCATGTGaaattcagtaaaaaaaaatattataaaattaattctGACTGCAATTATACCTTTCAAAGAATGATTTATAATATGAATTaatgcttttaaaatatttcgCTTACTGGTCGATGTACCAATGGTGCATGAATCACGCATCAAAAGAAGAGAAAAAACAGCCACAACTGCAATTTTCATAATCGGGTCCATAATTTGTACCATCTTATGTTCCACAATTTTCCCCGCACTGAAAGTAGAATTACAAGCTGCCAAATACGTATATTTCAACCAAAAATGAATATGCTGAATTCAAGAAATCCTTGTAAAaagattgaaattgaaatttgttAAGACGggaaaatttatatacaaaaaccTTGGTGAATATCTGGaagtttaagaaataaaacattGGAGTTATTCTTACCTCAGTATAAGATGCAGTCTCTCGACTCTCCGCTAATTATGACCTGTGCGTTCGATGCACGTAGACTTCATAAACAGATTAAGATAAAAATGGATGTATCGGGGTAACCATGTAAACGTTGATTGGAAAATATTATTGGACCAAGGTTGTGTTGATTTTGGGAACATTTGATCTGATAAATTATTAGTTAATCGTCTGATTTATCCTTGTTGCAGTATTACCGAGTTGCTGGCGACAATGAAAAAAGAGGGTTCCTTAAAGTGTCAAATGGGATAAGAACCGTTTCTGGAATCTGTCATCCCCACCACGTTTTTGGTAGGATTATACAAGTTTGTGTCTACACAAAACGAAATACCTAGGGCATTTCATCTCTATGGGACATCTTCCTGGTTAGGCTGAAAAATATGTTATTATCAAGTTTGTTGTTAGGGATTTAGGAATTCTGAAACAGTGATGGCGAGACGTAAGCCGCACTTCTATGTCACGTAAAGGGGATTTAATTTGATGTGATTGCTGCTAAAACATATAGAGGAATATCCTATATGATTCTGAACACACAATACAGAAAATAAAGACATGATACTTATGTTGTCAGtgtattttaaaatgcacattaatttgtttaataCCAGTGACAGGTATACAACCTTCCGTTGTAATTATATCTACCCCACCTATATTCTAGTCATTTCCATTAATTCCTTAATATAATTTACCGTAGAAAAAAGACCATGACTTAAAATGTCTAAATAAGGGCAACACGAATTCttataataatatatttcaaGGATGTCCAGATATTAGATtctattataatgatttattttttacttttatttcaatttagaCAAGAAAggaatgaaattgatatttttgtacaaatggATGACATGACACTCTAAACAATTTGACTCGATATGGTTTACGAATTACAGTACTATGCACGTTTGTCATTAGAATGAAAAGGCGAAGCCATCAAataatgatcaatttcataatcctGCAGATAATACCAAATTGCATGTAAGAAGACCTGATCGCCAAAAACTAGGAAGTTATTGTGAATTTGTCAATGTGGAACTCCcatcatctttttaatatcaacttcagacttcttgtgcatagaatcagagtggtgtttttGGATTAACGATCACACGATTTGAATTATATTTCCGATAGCCATTGACGAAACAGATGTCTATGATGTTATATagcctagtctttaattcatcccGAGGAATGTATCGGTGGCTGTAAAGTACTGCAAAATCATACGCTTTGATACCattgattttggaaaagttttccaatttcaaatattttattaaagttCTTTGGAAATTTTGAGaatccacatttcatttacaccGTTTctcgcatatgttgtggcacaatgcgtctgaagtttctccttcacaacagCTAATACATGTTCTTCCCTTAGAAGTAGACCAATTACTGGGTCCTGTAATATATCTTTGTCATGGTTTTGGGGAAGTTTTAGAATACAGTATAGGTATGACAACTCAAATGCATTCATTACATTGACTAGGATATTGAtagtgtttaaaactgaaataagattttatagaatttcgtcttatgaaatagaatgtgatgattaccaaatgtggaattaaagtCTTGTTCTTCTAAAATTGATAGAGTTGAAAACATACGCCTTACAAACGAAGAAGTTCAATAGTGTAGAAATTACAGttgaatttaattcattaacTAAATAACTAACTAACTAACCGAGTAACTCTTTTCACCACACTGGAAACTATGAAAAAATGCATTATGGTGACATATAGCAGAATATTGTATGAAATGACATGTAGCAGAATATTGTATGAAATGACATGTAGCAGAATATTGTATGAAATGACATGTAGCagaatattgtattgtataactccgtttacctgatcaggatatggggctcacggcgggtgtgaccggtcaacaggggatgcttactcctcctaggcacctgatcccacctctggtgtgtccaggggtccgtgtttgcccaactatctattttgtattgcttgttggagttatgagattgatcactgttcgttatcttcaccttgcatgacaATGTAGTCTTCACCTAGATCAGTAGctttatttcttaattgacAAAGTAAAATGTGTTATTTACTTTGTTTgtagtatcattattattattatattattattattttattcatttataaagcgcaaaattacctatagtttctatgcgctgttGCATTCAACAAGTTGGTCTGTAAGAGCTCAACAAATCTTAAAACTAGAACTTTcgtaattaaaaagaaatcgaGTTAAACAAT is part of the Ostrea edulis chromosome 2, xbOstEdul1.1, whole genome shotgun sequence genome and harbors:
- the LOC125681193 gene encoding uncharacterized protein LOC125681193 isoform X7 — protein: MHHWYIDQHCYFIDEYDSSTRHCYFIDEYDSSTRHCYFIDEYDSSTRHHCFINDNHSFTRHYYVIDANDIFTSGE
- the LOC125681193 gene encoding uncharacterized protein LOC125681193 isoform X4; protein product: MHHWYIDQHCYFIDEYDSSTRHCYFIDEYDSSTRHCYFIDEYDSSTRHHCFINDNHSFTSRGKFIEDNPCCIRHYYVIDANDIFTSGE
- the LOC125681193 gene encoding uncharacterized protein LOC125681193 isoform X3 gives rise to the protein MVQIMDPIMKIAVVAVFSLLLMRDSCTIGTSTNTATSSTNTTAPPGTATSLTNTTAPPGTTASSTTTTPSPGITTSSTPTTSSPAVNNNSHSISTSPQNPEAASQENTATCILPIYNVYMCLSLVVFWRYNSDN
- the LOC125681193 gene encoding uncharacterized protein LOC125681193 isoform X1 codes for the protein MVQIMDPIMKIAVVAVFSLLLMRDSCTIGTSTSTATSLTNTTAPPGTATSLTNTTAPPGTTASSTTTTPSPGITTSSTPTTSSPAVNNNSHSISTSPQNPEAASQENTATCILPIYNVYMCLSLVVFWRYNSDN
- the LOC125681193 gene encoding uncharacterized protein LOC125681193 isoform X5, with translation MHHWYIDQHCYFIDEYDSSTRHCYFIDEYDSSTRHHCFINDNHSFTSRGKFIEDNPCCIRHYYVIDANDIFTSGE
- the LOC125681193 gene encoding uncharacterized protein LOC125681193 isoform X6; this encodes MHHWYIDQHCYFIDEYDSSTRHCYFIDEYDSSTRHHCFINDNHSFTSRGKFIEDNPCCIRHYYVIDANDIFTSGE